In Trifolium pratense cultivar HEN17-A07 linkage group LG7, ARS_RC_1.1, whole genome shotgun sequence, a genomic segment contains:
- the LOC123899003 gene encoding uncharacterized protein LOC123899003: MGNCLKKNQISSSQDHENEEITKRVEKMKKTRREDNLKKKVRFKVQDDNKSDYDGNSSTSGILRIRLVVSKEELKRVLSNKSIENGVKNTTLEELLKDMKLKDKNVSKIEEVDGGLNSWRPDLDSIPEDYSMK; encoded by the coding sequence ATGGGaaattgtcttaaaaaaaaccaaatatcatCATCACAAGATCATGAGAATGAAGAAATTACTAAGAGagttgagaagatgaagaaaacaaGGAGAGAAGATAACTTGAAGAAGAAGGTAAGGTTCAAAGTACAAGATGATAATAAAAGTGATTATGATGGTAATTCTTCTACAAGTGGCATATTGAGGATTAGGCTTGTAGTGAGTAAGGAAGAGTTGAAAAGGGTGTTGAGTAATAAGAGTATTGAGAATGGTGTTAAGAATACTACTTTGGAGGAGTTGCTAAAAGATATGAAGTTGAAAGATAAAAATGTGTCTAAGATTGAAGAAGTTGATGGGGGATTAAATTCTTGGAGGCCAGATTTAGATAGTATTCCAGAAGATTATTCTATGAAGTAG